A single region of the Pseudomonas mandelii genome encodes:
- a CDS encoding UDP-N-acetylmuramoyl-tripeptide--D-alanyl-D-alanine ligase, translated as MLKALKLSELTGALNARLIAADATFDGVSIDSRAIKPGQLFIALTGPRFDGHDYLNDVASKGAVAALVEREVADSALPQLLVKDTRQALGQLGAMNRAAFTNPVAAITGSSGKTTVKEMLASILRTRGPVLATRGNLNNDLGVPLTLLELAPEHTSAVIELGASRLGEIAYTVGMTKPHVAVLNNAGTAHVGEFGGPEKIVEAKGEIIEGLEADGVAVLNLDDKAFGIWKARAGGRKVLTFALNNPSADFYASDLDRDARGCPAFNLHSPEGVERVQLNLLGTHNVTNAMAAAAAAHALGVSLFGIATGLGAVQPVKGRTVAQLASNGMRVIDDTYNANPTSMCAAVDILAGFSGRTVLVLGDIGELGDWAEQGHRDVGEYARGKVSALYAVGPLMAHAVNAFGPQAFHFSTQAELIKALGAEQDTNTTILIKGSRSAAMENIVAALCGSSLEKH; from the coding sequence ATGCTTAAAGCGTTGAAACTGAGTGAGCTGACTGGCGCACTGAATGCACGATTGATCGCAGCCGATGCCACGTTCGATGGCGTCAGCATCGACAGCCGCGCGATCAAACCGGGCCAACTGTTTATTGCCCTGACTGGTCCGCGCTTCGACGGTCATGACTATTTGAACGACGTTGCCAGCAAAGGCGCGGTTGCCGCTCTGGTCGAGCGCGAAGTCGCCGATAGCGCGCTGCCGCAATTGCTGGTCAAGGACACCCGCCAGGCGTTGGGCCAACTGGGCGCGATGAACCGTGCCGCGTTTACCAACCCGGTCGCGGCGATCACCGGTTCCAGCGGCAAAACCACGGTCAAGGAAATGCTCGCCAGCATCCTGCGCACGCGCGGTCCGGTCCTGGCGACCCGTGGCAACCTGAACAACGACCTCGGCGTCCCGCTGACCCTGCTCGAACTCGCGCCGGAACATACCTCCGCCGTTATTGAACTTGGTGCGTCGCGTCTCGGCGAAATTGCCTACACCGTCGGCATGACCAAGCCGCACGTGGCCGTGCTCAACAACGCCGGGACCGCCCACGTCGGCGAGTTTGGCGGGCCGGAAAAAATCGTTGAAGCCAAGGGCGAGATCATTGAAGGGCTGGAGGCCGATGGCGTCGCTGTGCTCAATCTTGACGACAAGGCGTTCGGCATCTGGAAGGCCCGTGCGGGCGGTCGCAAAGTCCTGACGTTCGCCCTGAACAACCCAAGCGCCGACTTCTATGCCAGCGACCTGGATCGCGATGCGCGCGGTTGCCCGGCCTTCAACCTGCACAGTCCTGAAGGTGTGGAGCGCGTTCAGCTGAACCTGCTCGGCACACATAACGTTACCAATGCCATGGCCGCCGCCGCTGCCGCACACGCCTTGGGCGTGTCGCTGTTCGGCATCGCCACCGGCCTCGGCGCGGTGCAACCGGTCAAGGGCCGCACCGTCGCGCAACTGGCCAGCAATGGCATGCGCGTGATCGATGACACGTACAACGCGAACCCCACCTCCATGTGCGCCGCCGTTGATATACTCGCCGGCTTTTCCGGCCGCACCGTTCTGGTGCTCGGAGATATCGGCGAACTGGGCGATTGGGCAGAGCAGGGGCACCGCGATGTGGGTGAGTACGCCCGCGGCAAGGTTTCCGCGCTTTACGCCGTTGGGCCACTGATGGCTCACGCCGTGAACGCTTTCGGTCCACAGGCCTTTCACTTCAGCACTCAGGCTGAGCTGATCAAGGCCCTGGGCGCCGAGCAAGACACAAACACCACCATTTTGATCAAGGGCTCGCGCAGCGCTGCGATGGAAAACATCGTCGCCGCTTTGTGCGGGTCCAGTCTGGAGAAACATTAA
- the mraY gene encoding phospho-N-acetylmuramoyl-pentapeptide-transferase, producing the protein MLLLLAEYLQQFYKGFAVFQYLTLRGILGVLTALVLSLCYGPWMIRTLQNRQIGQSVRHDGPQSHLSKSGTPTMGGALILSSIGVSTLLWADLSNRYVWTVLLVTLLFGAIGWVDDYRKVIEKNSKGLPSRWKYFWQSVFGLGAAIFLYMTAATPVETTLILPMLKDYSIPLGIGFVVLTYFVIVGSSNAVNLTDGLDGLAIMPTVMVGGGLGIFCYLSGNVKFAEYLLIPYVPGAGELIVFCGALIGAGLGFLWFNTYPAQVFMGDVGALALGAALGTIAVIVRQEIVLFIMGGVFVMETLSVVIQVASFKLTGRRVFRMAPIHHHFELKGWPEPRVIVRFWIITVILVLVGLATLKLR; encoded by the coding sequence ATGCTGCTGCTGCTAGCGGAGTATCTGCAACAGTTCTACAAAGGCTTCGCGGTCTTTCAGTACCTGACCCTGCGCGGGATCCTCGGTGTGCTGACCGCGCTGGTTTTGTCCCTGTGCTATGGCCCGTGGATGATCCGCACTTTGCAGAACCGTCAGATCGGTCAATCCGTTCGCCACGACGGTCCACAATCGCACTTGTCCAAGTCGGGCACCCCGACGATGGGCGGTGCACTGATCCTGTCGTCCATCGGCGTCAGCACCTTGCTCTGGGCTGACCTGAGCAACCGTTATGTCTGGACCGTGTTGCTGGTGACGTTGCTGTTCGGCGCTATCGGCTGGGTCGACGACTATCGCAAAGTGATCGAGAAAAACTCCAAAGGCCTTCCAAGCCGCTGGAAATATTTCTGGCAGTCGGTGTTCGGCCTGGGCGCGGCGATCTTCCTTTATATGACCGCTGCGACTCCGGTGGAAACGACCCTGATCCTGCCGATGCTCAAGGACTACAGCATTCCGCTGGGCATAGGCTTCGTCGTTCTGACCTATTTCGTGATTGTCGGCTCGAGCAACGCGGTCAACCTGACCGACGGCCTCGACGGTCTGGCGATCATGCCGACGGTGATGGTCGGCGGCGGTCTTGGCATCTTCTGCTACCTGTCCGGTAACGTGAAATTCGCTGAATACCTGCTGATTCCGTATGTGCCGGGCGCCGGTGAGTTGATCGTGTTCTGCGGTGCCTTGATCGGTGCGGGCCTCGGTTTCCTCTGGTTCAACACCTATCCGGCGCAGGTCTTCATGGGCGACGTCGGCGCGCTGGCGCTGGGCGCGGCCCTGGGCACCATCGCGGTGATCGTCCGTCAGGAAATCGTCCTGTTCATCATGGGCGGCGTGTTCGTGATGGAAACCCTGTCCGTGGTTATCCAGGTTGCTTCTTTCAAGCTGACCGGTCGCCGTGTGTTTCGCATGGCACCCATTCACCACCATTTTGAACTCAAGGGCTGGCCCGAGCCGCGTGTGATCGTCCGTTTCTGGATCATCACCGTGATTCTCGTACTGGTCGGCCTTGCCACCCTGAAGCTGAGGTAG
- the murD gene encoding UDP-N-acetylmuramoyl-L-alanine--D-glutamate ligase, translated as MSLIASDHFRIVVGLGKSGMSLVRFLANRGTSFAVADTRENPPELATLKRDYPHVEVRCGELDVEFLCRADELYVSPGLALATPALQAAAARGVKLSGDIELFARNAKAPIVAISGSNAKSTVTTLVGEMAVAAGKRVAVGGNLGTPALDLLSDDVELYVMELSSFQLETTDQLNAEVATVLNVSEDHMDRYSGLPAYHLAKHRIFRGAKQFVVNRQDALSRPLMGEGQPCWTFGLSKPDFKAFGIREEDGEKYLAFEFQNLMPVRELKIRGAHNQSNALAALALGHAVGLPFDAMLSSLRTFAGLEHRCQWVRELDGVSYYNDSKATNVGAALAAIEGLGADIDGKLVLIAGGDGKGAEFKDLRDPVAANCRAVVLMGRDSDLIGQAIGDAVPLIRVGSLDEAVAQCRAIAEPGDAVLLSPACASFDMFKNYEDRGHQFVRAVEDLV; from the coding sequence GTGTCTCTGATCGCTTCTGACCACTTCCGCATCGTTGTCGGCCTCGGCAAGAGCGGCATGTCCCTGGTTCGCTTCCTGGCGAACCGGGGCACGTCGTTTGCTGTGGCCGATACGCGGGAAAATCCACCGGAACTGGCCACGCTCAAGCGTGACTATCCGCACGTGGAAGTGCGTTGTGGCGAGCTGGACGTCGAGTTCCTGTGCCGTGCCGACGAACTCTACGTGAGCCCCGGCCTGGCGCTGGCGACTCCGGCCCTGCAGGCTGCCGCCGCCCGTGGCGTGAAATTGTCCGGTGATATCGAGCTGTTCGCGCGTAACGCGAAGGCGCCGATTGTCGCCATCAGCGGCTCCAACGCGAAAAGCACTGTCACCACCCTGGTCGGCGAGATGGCGGTGGCGGCGGGCAAGCGTGTCGCTGTCGGTGGCAACCTCGGTACGCCGGCGCTGGATTTGCTCAGCGACGACGTCGAGTTGTACGTGATGGAGTTGTCGAGCTTCCAGCTCGAAACCACCGATCAACTCAACGCCGAAGTGGCGACCGTGCTCAACGTCAGTGAAGACCACATGGACCGCTACAGCGGTCTGCCGGCCTATCACCTGGCCAAGCACCGGATCTTCCGTGGCGCGAAACAGTTTGTGGTCAACCGTCAGGACGCCCTGAGCCGTCCGCTGATGGGCGAGGGCCAGCCTTGCTGGACCTTCGGTTTGAGCAAGCCCGATTTCAAGGCTTTCGGTATCCGCGAAGAAGACGGCGAGAAGTACCTGGCCTTCGAATTCCAGAACCTGATGCCGGTGCGCGAGTTGAAAATTCGTGGCGCCCACAACCAGTCCAACGCGTTGGCAGCATTGGCCCTGGGCCATGCCGTCGGCCTGCCGTTCGACGCCATGCTCTCGAGCCTGCGCACCTTCGCCGGGCTGGAACATCGTTGCCAGTGGGTTCGTGAGCTGGACGGCGTGAGCTATTACAACGATTCCAAAGCCACCAACGTCGGCGCCGCACTGGCGGCCATCGAAGGCCTGGGTGCGGACATCGACGGCAAACTCGTGCTGATCGCCGGTGGCGATGGCAAGGGTGCCGAGTTCAAGGATTTGCGTGACCCGGTGGCAGCCAATTGCCGCGCCGTGGTGCTGATGGGCCGAGACTCCGACTTGATCGGCCAGGCCATCGGCGATGCCGTGCCGCTGATTCGCGTCGGTTCGCTGGATGAAGCGGTTGCCCAATGCCGCGCCATCGCCGAACCGGGTGACGCCGTGCTGCTGTCGCCCGCCTGCGCCAGTTTCGACATGTTCAAGAATTACGAAGACCGTGGTCACCAGTTCGTCCGCGCCGTGGAGGATCTGGTATGA
- the ftsW gene encoding putative lipid II flippase FtsW, whose amino-acid sequence MSLMNIIKPYPSPIITGRGIDLDFPMLAGCLALIGLGLVMIASASTEVAAVQSGSALYYMIRHLIYIVLGLGACVVTMMIPIATWQRLGWLMLLGAFGLLVMVIIPGIGREVNGSMRWIGFSFFNVQPSEIAKVFVVIYLAGYLVRRQKEVRESWMGFFKPFIVLLPMAGLLLMEPDFGATVVMMGAAAAMLFLGGVGLFRFSLMVVLAVGAVVLLIQVQPYRMARLTNFADPWADQFGAGYQLSQALIAFGRGEWLGVGLGNSVQKQFYLPEAHTDFVFSVLAEELGAVGSLCTVALFVFVCVRGMYIGYWAEKAKQFFAAYIAYGLSFLWIGQFLINIGVNVGLLPTKGLTLPFLSYGGSSLVICGACLGLLLRIEWESRTHLGSEEMEFHESDFAEEPTHGR is encoded by the coding sequence ATGAGCCTGATGAACATCATCAAGCCTTATCCGTCGCCGATCATCACCGGACGCGGGATCGACCTCGACTTCCCGATGCTCGCCGGTTGCCTGGCCTTGATCGGTCTCGGGCTGGTGATGATTGCCTCGGCGTCGACCGAAGTGGCGGCCGTGCAGTCGGGCAGTGCCCTGTACTACATGATTCGCCACTTGATCTACATCGTGCTGGGCCTGGGTGCCTGCGTCGTCACCATGATGATTCCGATCGCCACCTGGCAGCGCCTGGGCTGGCTGATGCTGCTCGGCGCATTCGGTTTGCTGGTGATGGTGATCATCCCGGGGATCGGCCGTGAAGTGAACGGTTCCATGCGCTGGATCGGTTTCAGTTTCTTCAACGTCCAGCCATCCGAGATCGCCAAGGTGTTCGTGGTGATCTACCTCGCCGGTTATCTGGTGCGTCGCCAGAAAGAAGTGCGGGAAAGCTGGATGGGCTTCTTCAAGCCGTTCATCGTGCTGCTGCCCATGGCCGGTCTGTTGCTGATGGAACCGGACTTCGGCGCCACCGTCGTGATGATGGGCGCGGCGGCGGCGATGCTGTTCCTCGGCGGGGTCGGACTGTTCCGTTTCTCCTTGATGGTGGTCCTGGCGGTCGGGGCAGTGGTGCTGTTGATTCAAGTTCAGCCGTATCGAATGGCGCGTCTGACCAACTTTGCCGATCCATGGGCCGACCAGTTCGGTGCCGGCTATCAGTTGTCGCAGGCGTTGATCGCGTTTGGTCGCGGCGAATGGCTGGGCGTTGGCCTGGGCAACAGCGTGCAGAAACAGTTCTACCTGCCGGAAGCCCACACCGACTTCGTGTTCTCAGTCCTTGCCGAAGAGCTGGGTGCCGTGGGTTCCTTGTGCACGGTGGCGTTGTTCGTCTTTGTTTGCGTGCGTGGCATGTACATCGGCTATTGGGCCGAGAAGGCCAAGCAATTCTTCGCCGCCTACATCGCTTATGGCCTGTCGTTCCTGTGGATCGGCCAGTTCCTGATCAACATCGGGGTGAACGTTGGCCTGTTGCCGACCAAAGGCCTGACCCTGCCGTTCCTCAGTTATGGCGGCAGTTCGTTGGTGATTTGCGGTGCCTGTCTCGGCTTGTTGTTGCGCATCGAGTGGGAGAGTCGAACCCACTTGGGCAGCGAAGAGATGGAGTTCCATGAGAGCGACTTCGCCGAGGAGCCGACCCATGGGCGCTAA
- the murG gene encoding undecaprenyldiphospho-muramoylpentapeptide beta-N-acetylglucosaminyltransferase, producing the protein MGANVLIMAGGTGGHVFPALACAREFQARGYTVHWLGTPRGIENDLVPMAGIELHRINATGLRGKGKLSLLKAPFMVLKSVWQARAIIRQLRPVCVVGFGGYVTGPGGVAAKLAGVPVIVHEQNAVAGTANRLLVPLAARVCEAFPDTFTLSDSRRTTGNPVRTELFLETQRPALAGRKARLLILGGSLGAEPLNKLLPEALSQVAPDLRPEVFHQAGKNHDEVTAERYRAAGVEAQVQPFIKDMAQAYGWADLVVCRAGALTISELAAAGLPSMLVPLPHAIDDHQTRNADYLAREGAAFLMPQRTTGAADLAARLTEVLMQPQRLNDMATAARRLAKPDATRNVVDTCLEVAHG; encoded by the coding sequence ATGGGCGCTAACGTCTTGATCATGGCGGGCGGTACCGGTGGCCACGTGTTCCCGGCGCTGGCGTGCGCCCGCGAATTCCAGGCCCGCGGTTACACCGTGCACTGGCTCGGAACCCCGCGCGGGATCGAGAACGACCTGGTGCCGATGGCCGGTATCGAGCTGCATCGGATCAACGCCACTGGTCTGCGCGGCAAGGGCAAGTTGTCCCTGCTCAAGGCGCCGTTCATGGTGCTCAAATCCGTCTGGCAGGCGCGGGCGATCATTCGTCAGCTGCGGCCAGTGTGTGTGGTCGGCTTCGGTGGTTATGTGACCGGCCCCGGTGGCGTTGCAGCCAAACTGGCCGGCGTGCCGGTGATCGTTCATGAACAGAACGCCGTGGCCGGTACCGCCAATCGGTTGCTGGTGCCGTTGGCCGCCCGAGTCTGTGAAGCGTTCCCCGACACCTTTACCCTGTCGGACAGCCGTCGGACCACCGGTAACCCGGTGCGCACCGAGCTGTTCCTCGAAACACAGCGCCCCGCCCTGGCGGGTCGCAAGGCGCGTTTGCTGATTCTGGGCGGAAGCCTGGGCGCAGAGCCGTTGAACAAGTTGCTGCCTGAAGCCCTGTCGCAAGTCGCCCCCGACCTGCGCCCGGAAGTGTTTCATCAGGCCGGCAAAAACCACGATGAAGTGACTGCAGAGCGCTATCGCGCGGCTGGCGTCGAGGCGCAAGTGCAGCCTTTCATCAAAGACATGGCCCAAGCCTATGGCTGGGCCGACCTGGTGGTGTGCCGCGCAGGCGCATTGACCATCAGTGAGCTGGCTGCCGCCGGTCTGCCCTCGATGCTGGTGCCATTGCCCCACGCGATCGACGATCACCAGACCCGCAACGCCGATTATTTGGCCCGTGAAGGCGCTGCCTTCCTGATGCCGCAAAGAACGACTGGCGCAGCGGATCTTGCCGCACGCCTGACAGAGGTCCTGATGCAACCACAACGACTCAACGACATGGCCACTGCGGCACGCCGCCTGGCCAAACCCGATGCCACCCGTAACGTGGTCGATACCTGCCTGGAGGTGGCCCATGGTTGA
- the murC gene encoding UDP-N-acetylmuramate--L-alanine ligase, with protein MVEKQKAMPQPEMRRIRRIHFVGIGGVGMCGIAEVLLNLGYEVSGSDLKASPVTERLESFGAHIFIGHRAENAAAADVLVVSSAVNTSNPEVATALERRIPVVPRAEMLAELMRYRHGIAVAGTHGKTTTTSLIASVFAAGGLDPTFVIGGRLNAAGTNAQLGTSRYLIAEADESDASFLHLQPLVAVVTNIDADHMATYDGDFNKLKKTFVEFLHNLPFYGLAVVCLDDPVVREILPLVKRPTVTYGFGDDCDVRAINVRQQGMQTFFTVLRPDREPLDVSVNMPGNHNVLNALATICIATDEGVSDEAIVQGLSGFQGVGRRFQVYGELPVDGGNVMLVDDYGHHPTEVAAVIQAVRGGWPERRLVMVYQPHRYSRTRDLYDDFVNVLADANVLLLMEVYPAGEEPIPGADSRKLCNSIRQRGQLDPIYIERGVDLAPLVKPLLRAGDILLCQGAGDIGGLAPKLLASPLFAGAVAAPTVGKLK; from the coding sequence ATGGTTGAGAAACAGAAAGCCATGCCGCAACCGGAAATGCGCCGCATCCGTCGCATCCACTTCGTCGGCATCGGCGGCGTGGGCATGTGCGGCATCGCCGAAGTGTTGTTGAACCTGGGCTATGAAGTGTCCGGTTCCGACCTGAAAGCTTCGCCCGTCACCGAGCGTCTCGAGTCTTTTGGCGCGCACATCTTTATCGGTCACCGTGCTGAAAACGCCGCTGCCGCTGACGTGCTGGTGGTATCCAGCGCCGTGAACACGTCCAACCCGGAAGTCGCCACCGCGCTGGAACGTCGCATCCCTGTGGTGCCACGCGCAGAAATGCTGGCCGAGCTGATGCGCTATCGCCACGGCATCGCCGTCGCCGGTACGCACGGCAAAACCACCACCACCAGCCTGATCGCTTCGGTGTTCGCGGCCGGTGGCCTGGACCCCACGTTCGTCATCGGTGGCCGCCTGAATGCCGCGGGCACCAATGCCCAGCTTGGCACCAGCCGCTACCTGATCGCCGAAGCCGACGAAAGCGACGCCAGTTTCCTGCACTTGCAGCCGCTGGTGGCCGTGGTCACCAACATCGACGCCGACCACATGGCGACCTATGACGGTGACTTCAACAAACTGAAGAAAACCTTCGTCGAGTTCCTCCACAACCTGCCGTTCTACGGTCTGGCGGTGGTGTGCCTGGACGATCCGGTGGTGCGTGAAATCCTGCCGCTGGTGAAACGCCCGACGGTTACCTATGGCTTCGGCGATGACTGCGACGTGCGCGCCATCAATGTGCGCCAGCAAGGCATGCAGACTTTCTTTACCGTACTGCGCCCTGATCGCGAGCCGCTGGATGTCTCGGTGAACATGCCGGGTAACCACAACGTGCTGAACGCGCTGGCCACCATCTGCATCGCCACCGACGAGGGCGTCAGCGATGAAGCCATCGTCCAGGGCCTGTCCGGCTTCCAGGGTGTCGGTCGACGCTTCCAGGTCTACGGCGAACTGCCGGTCGATGGCGGCAACGTCATGCTGGTCGATGATTACGGTCACCACCCGACCGAAGTCGCGGCCGTGATCCAGGCCGTCCGCGGTGGCTGGCCGGAGCGCCGTCTGGTGATGGTTTACCAGCCGCACCGTTACAGTCGTACACGCGACCTGTACGACGATTTCGTCAATGTACTGGCCGATGCCAACGTCTTGCTGCTGATGGAAGTCTACCCGGCCGGTGAAGAACCGATTCCGGGCGCCGACAGCCGCAAGCTGTGCAACAGCATTCGTCAGCGCGGTCAGCTCGACCCGATCTACATCGAGCGCGGAGTCGACCTCGCGCCACTGGTCAAGCCGCTGCTGCGTGCCGGCGACATACTGCTGTGCCAGGGCGCCGGTGATATCGGTGGTCTCGCCCCGAAACTGTTGGCCAGTCCGCTATTTGCGGGTGCTGTTGCCGCGCCGACTGTGGGGAAGTTGAAATGA
- a CDS encoding D-alanine--D-alanine ligase: MTAAYANLVSTVAPKDFGRVAVLFGGKSAEREVSLKSGNAVLDALLSAGVDAFGLDVGDDLLQRLLNEKIDRAFVILHGRGGEDGSMQGLLECLGIPYTGSGILASALAMDKLRTKQVWHSLGIPTPRHAVLSSEADCISAATELGFPLIVKPAHEGSSIGMAKVTSASELIDAWKAASTYDSQVLVEQWIQGPEFTIATLRDQVLPPIALGTTHSFYDYDAKYVASDTQYRIPCGLDSTKEKELMDLTAKACEALGIAGWGRADVMQDADGQFWFLEVNTAPGMTDHSLVPMAARAAGLDFQQLVLAILAASIEARG, from the coding sequence ATGACTGCTGCCTACGCCAACCTCGTCTCCACGGTCGCGCCGAAAGACTTCGGCCGCGTCGCCGTGCTGTTCGGCGGCAAGAGTGCCGAGCGTGAGGTGTCCCTGAAGTCGGGCAACGCGGTACTCGACGCGCTGCTGAGCGCCGGTGTGGATGCGTTCGGCCTCGATGTGGGCGATGACCTGCTGCAGCGTTTGCTGAACGAAAAGATCGACCGCGCCTTCGTCATCCTCCACGGTCGTGGCGGTGAAGACGGCAGCATGCAGGGCCTGCTCGAATGCCTGGGTATTCCCTACACCGGCAGCGGCATTTTGGCTTCGGCACTGGCCATGGACAAGCTGCGGACCAAACAGGTCTGGCACAGCCTCGGCATCCCGACGCCACGTCACGCGGTACTGAGCTCAGAGGCTGATTGTATTTCGGCAGCGACGGAACTGGGCTTCCCTTTGATCGTCAAACCGGCCCATGAAGGTTCAAGTATCGGGATGGCCAAAGTGACGTCCGCGTCGGAATTGATCGACGCCTGGAAAGCGGCCAGTACCTACGATTCGCAAGTGTTGGTCGAGCAATGGATTCAAGGTCCGGAGTTCACCATCGCCACCCTGCGTGACCAGGTGTTGCCACCGATTGCCCTGGGCACCACGCACAGCTTCTACGACTACGACGCCAAGTACGTGGCTTCCGATACTCAGTACCGGATCCCGTGTGGCCTGGACAGCACCAAGGAAAAAGAATTGATGGACCTCACGGCGAAAGCCTGTGAGGCGCTGGGTATCGCCGGTTGGGGCAGGGCAGACGTGATGCAGGACGCCGACGGTCAGTTCTGGTTCCTCGAAGTCAACACCGCACCGGGCATGACCGATCACAGCCTGGTGCCGATGGCGGCCCGTGCCGCCGGTCTGGATTTCCAGCAACTGGTTCTGGCGATTCTGGCCGCAAGTATCGAGGCGCGGGGTTAA
- a CDS encoding cell division protein FtsQ/DivIB, with translation MQGAQLRHQPPPAPGRKPVPRGASRMVAKEPMSARLPKANFGFLKSLFWPVMLVALGFGTYEGAQRLLPYADRPITKVAVQGDLSYISQQAVQQRIAPYVASSFFTIDLASMRTELETMPWIAHAEVRRVWPDQVVIRLEEQLPIARWGDESLLNNQGQAFTPRELANYEHLPQLFGPQRAQQQVMQQYQVLSQMLRPMGFSIARLELRERGSWFLTTGAGSAGPGIELLLGRGKLVEKMRRFIAIYDKTLKEQITNIARIDLRYANGLAVGWREPVAPTTAQPAVAKN, from the coding sequence ATGCAAGGCGCACAGCTGAGACATCAGCCCCCTCCAGCACCCGGCCGCAAGCCGGTGCCACGGGGTGCGAGCCGAATGGTGGCCAAAGAGCCGATGTCTGCGCGCCTGCCGAAAGCCAATTTTGGTTTTCTGAAAAGCCTGTTCTGGCCGGTGATGTTGGTTGCGCTGGGGTTCGGCACTTACGAAGGCGCGCAGCGTTTGCTGCCCTACGCCGACCGGCCGATCACCAAAGTCGCTGTGCAGGGTGACTTGAGTTACATCAGCCAGCAGGCGGTGCAGCAGCGAATCGCCCCTTATGTGGCGTCGAGCTTCTTCACCATCGATCTTGCGAGCATGCGCACCGAACTTGAAACGATGCCATGGATTGCCCACGCCGAAGTGCGTCGGGTGTGGCCGGATCAAGTAGTGATCCGCCTGGAAGAACAACTGCCGATAGCCCGTTGGGGCGATGAATCGCTGTTGAACAACCAGGGCCAGGCGTTCACCCCGCGTGAGCTGGCCAATTACGAACATTTGCCACAGCTGTTCGGCCCACAACGGGCGCAACAGCAAGTGATGCAGCAATACCAGGTGCTGAGCCAGATGCTCAGGCCGATGGGCTTCTCGATTGCACGCCTGGAGTTGCGTGAACGAGGCAGCTGGTTCCTGACCACCGGCGCCGGCAGCGCGGGCCCGGGGATCGAACTGCTGCTGGGACGCGGCAAGCTGGTGGAAAAGATGCGCCGCTTCATTGCCATCTACGACAAGACGCTTAAAGAACAGATTACGAACATTGCGCGCATCGATCTGCGCTACGCCAACGGCCTTGCTGTTGGCTGGCGGGAACCTGTAGCGCCCACGACAGCCCAACCCGCTGTCGCGAAGAATTAA
- the ftsA gene encoding cell division protein FtsA, whose translation MANVQSGKMIVGLDIGTSKVVALVGEVSDDGTLEIVGIGTHPSRGLKKGVVVNIESTVQSIQRAIEEAQLMAGCRIHSAFVGVAGNHIRSLNSHGIVAIRDREVSSADLERVLDAAQAVAIPADQRVLHTLPQDYVIDNQEGVREPLGMSGVRLEAKVHVVTCAVNAAQNIEKCVRRCGLEIDDIILEQLASAYSVLTDDEKELGVCLVDIGGGTTDIAIFTEGAIRHTAVIPIAGDQVTNDIAMALRTPTQYAEEIKIRYACALAKLAGAGETIKVPSVGDRPPRELSRQALAEVVEPRYDELFTLIQAELRRSGYEDLIPAGIVLTGGTSKMEGAVELAEEIFHMPVRLGVPHGVKGLDDVVRNPIYSTGVGLLMYGLQKQSDGISFSGISSRDSYSNEEPKAALLDRIKSWVQGNF comes from the coding sequence ATGGCAAACGTGCAAAGCGGCAAAATGATCGTCGGTCTCGATATCGGCACCTCCAAGGTGGTGGCGCTGGTCGGCGAGGTCTCGGACGACGGCACGCTCGAAATCGTCGGGATCGGCACTCATCCGTCCCGTGGCCTGAAGAAAGGCGTGGTGGTGAACATCGAGTCCACCGTGCAATCGATCCAGCGCGCGATCGAAGAAGCGCAGCTGATGGCCGGTTGCCGGATTCACTCGGCGTTCGTCGGCGTGGCCGGCAATCACATCCGCAGCCTGAACTCCCACGGCATCGTGGCGATTCGTGATCGCGAAGTCAGCTCCGCCGACCTTGAGCGTGTCCTCGACGCCGCCCAGGCCGTGGCGATCCCGGCTGACCAGCGCGTACTGCACACCTTGCCGCAGGATTACGTGATCGATAACCAGGAAGGCGTTCGTGAGCCGCTGGGCATGTCGGGCGTGCGTCTGGAAGCCAAGGTCCATGTGGTGACCTGCGCCGTCAACGCCGCACAGAACATTGAAAAATGCGTGCGTCGCTGCGGTCTGGAAATCGACGACATCATTCTCGAGCAACTGGCGTCGGCCTATTCGGTCCTGACCGACGACGAGAAAGAGCTGGGCGTGTGCCTGGTGGACATCGGCGGCGGCACCACCGACATCGCGATCTTCACCGAAGGCGCGATCCGTCACACCGCGGTGATCCCGATTGCGGGCGACCAGGTGACCAACGACATCGCCATGGCGTTGCGCACCCCGACCCAGTACGCCGAAGAAATCAAGATTCGCTACGCCTGCGCCCTGGCCAAGCTGGCCGGTGCCGGTGAAACCATCAAGGTGCCAAGTGTTGGCGACCGTCCACCGCGCGAGCTGTCCCGCCAGGCCCTGGCCGAAGTGGTCGAGCCGCGTTACGACGAACTGTTCACGCTGATCCAGGCCGAACTGCGCCGCAGTGGCTACGAAGACCTGATCCCGGCCGGCATCGTGCTGACCGGCGGTACCTCGAAAATGGAAGGCGCGGTCGAACTGGCCGAAGAGATCTTCCACATGCCGGTCCGCCTGGGCGTGCCCCACGGCGTTAAGGGCCTGGACGACGTGGTCCGCAACCCGATTTATTCCACCGGCGTAGGCCTGTTGATGTACGGCCTGCAGAAGCAGTCCGACGGGATTTCGTTCTCGGGCATCAGCAGCCGCGACAGCTACAGCAATGAAGAACCGAAAGCCGCCTTGCTCGATCGCATCAAGAGCTGGGTACAAGGCAACTTCTGA